One Streptomyces coeruleorubidus DNA segment encodes these proteins:
- a CDS encoding glycoside hydrolase family 6 protein: MYGSRGARVSAARRMSAVVLGAALLITGCSSDGGDGSEPGADASADAGAGITQQPKETAPFWVNPDGTAAKQVAALEKAGKKQDAEQIRKIAEQPVAEWIGPDNPREQTQGFTEAADKAGRTALLVLYNIPHRDCGQYSQGGAADGNAYREWLDGVAAGIGDRSATVILEPDALLHLVDGCTPEQFHEERYDLLKGAVTKLKSLKNTQVYLDAGNAGWQNPDQIFEPLKRAGIEQADGFSVNVSNFYSTDDSIAYGKQLSAKVGGKHFVIDTSRNGKGPYTQGNPDERWCNPPGRALGETPTTKTADPSVDAYLWVKRPGESDGECKGGPKAGQWWGDYALKLARAG; encoded by the coding sequence ATGTACGGCAGCAGGGGGGCAAGGGTGTCCGCCGCGAGGCGGATGTCCGCAGTGGTGCTGGGGGCGGCACTGCTGATCACGGGGTGTTCGTCCGACGGGGGGGACGGATCGGAACCGGGCGCCGACGCGAGCGCCGATGCGGGCGCGGGAATCACACAGCAGCCCAAGGAGACCGCCCCGTTCTGGGTCAATCCGGACGGCACCGCGGCGAAGCAGGTCGCCGCACTGGAGAAGGCCGGCAAGAAGCAGGACGCCGAGCAGATCCGCAAGATCGCCGAGCAGCCGGTCGCCGAGTGGATCGGCCCGGACAACCCGCGGGAGCAGACGCAGGGCTTCACCGAGGCCGCCGACAAGGCCGGCCGTACGGCACTGCTCGTCCTCTACAACATCCCGCACCGCGACTGCGGCCAGTACTCGCAGGGCGGCGCCGCCGACGGCAACGCCTACCGCGAGTGGCTCGACGGCGTGGCGGCGGGCATCGGCGACCGCTCCGCCACGGTCATCCTCGAACCGGACGCGCTGCTGCACCTGGTGGACGGCTGCACCCCGGAGCAGTTCCACGAGGAGCGCTACGACCTCCTCAAGGGCGCCGTCACCAAGCTCAAGTCCCTGAAGAACACGCAGGTGTACCTGGACGCGGGCAACGCCGGCTGGCAGAACCCCGACCAGATCTTCGAGCCGCTGAAGCGGGCCGGCATCGAACAGGCCGACGGCTTCTCCGTCAACGTCTCCAACTTCTACTCCACCGACGACTCCATCGCCTACGGCAAGCAGCTCTCCGCCAAGGTCGGAGGCAAGCACTTCGTCATCGACACCAGCCGCAACGGCAAGGGCCCCTACACCCAGGGCAACCCGGACGAGCGCTGGTGCAACCCGCCGGGCCGCGCGCTGGGCGAGACGCCGACGACCAAGACGGCGGACCCGTCGGTCGACGCGTACCTGTGGGTGAAGCGGCCGGGCGAGTCGGACGGCGAGTGCAAGGGCGGGCCGAAGGCGGGGCAGTGGTGGGGGGACTACGCACTGAAGCTGGCCAGGGCCGGCTAG
- a CDS encoding trypsin-like peptidase domain-containing protein, producing the protein MTESTTSDPVAEDVLAAATVQVTGTDGHIGGLGVLIAPTLVLTCAHVVLDALGLPGRSEAPPEGPVRVTLVLQEGEQTEAVVRDWVPVRANGTGDVAVLSLADPLPEARPVVMVAPRDVWDHKAIVFGLPRDDTGGGWHTARLRARTSTGRLQMSPLDGQSDPIQPGFSGSAVWDDDLGAVVGIVASISPAHRGQAFCIPTRTILDELPELAELLAPSSPFPGLRPYTEEHSAHFFGRDEDVTAVVDLLCPHGSPPEGCVTLTGPSGSGKSSLLMAGVLPRLKEQEVEVVTLRAEGRQPDAATVRDALRTHRSARGLVLAVDQAEALLLRPDDELRALVEGLLDACRHPGVAVLVALRTDFQDAALRHPELSRLVGGAPAHQLGLMTREQLTEVVRLPLRAFPGVEYDSGLADRLIEDAAGRPGALPLLGFALTTLWERQVGGRLRLDTYRELGGLGGVLSSRADSAWRRALRGAARDAATGLLRALIQVPPGSGTALRARLARRDAGEERWSIARELVEARVLVVGADPERGETVELAHEALIEHWQPLAEQLENDRTFLTWRGELRYDRARWWRAGRPDGLLLEDPALSVAERWLADRPDELTEEDREFIEAGVGLRARKAHEAARSERRKQYLRVLWAVVTVLAVVAAAVVSVLYLNLLTEQRRLASDRLAQQAASFDGTSLAVSSLYTVGAYRAEARPDARSALLAQYLRLQDVERVVMENRHDVEDIALTDDGSYAYAVLSNGAFVRLNLRGQKPPKPYYFSTQLDTERIAVSADGRRTARASGWGLISLGVPISSDSDKFRTIALRKGEAMEKNPRAPNDLRFDGDRKRILAAIPREGVLVWNADDGRRTGRTLAPPSGWDAAQAWFAADDTVLARIVPSGAEADDVRGRLVTWDLNRGSLHRPWDDRATASATVSGNGRVLVTCTEQGSLEAWRLGTTPRRFQSWSNDSFQGLCPLYAPRLDATGRYLVNPTGRIGSDLGRMRFLVIDLEKGWPSTFDTPAAPPEDQNITGRSFAPAVALAGPPDDLRAAVSAGGSIVTVRLKPPTSFDSNSLVHRIRTPDGPSGKMAVVDTSGSGLQLWDLAGHRLLATARSSRPLAPMYAAFSPDGRRMLTIAEDQRTVLVWRIDNGSLREEHVLELPAPPGITASGADPQTGLVPSWINLSFSDDDHAVISGLSYVSRWNLDTGKPDGEIYRPPVQERAQLANEAAGTFATAIPGKPQALVRTVAEIGTWDFTTGEFKRWIKRDEDERSVRSFALSPDGEVLAVQYAGGQVRLWDVEKKRDLPALTYNGVYYLGRFLGDRLLHTTTAAGEQVVWDIENRQDTYRYYVGYGSALSPSTDSKALTLVDGSRTSVIPLEPERWMDRLCALAGRELTKKERKLAVDPDQVEDVCPKV; encoded by the coding sequence ATGACCGAGTCGACCACGTCGGACCCGGTGGCCGAGGACGTCCTGGCCGCCGCGACGGTCCAGGTCACGGGCACGGACGGGCACATCGGCGGCCTGGGGGTGCTCATCGCGCCCACGCTGGTGCTGACCTGCGCCCATGTCGTCCTGGACGCCCTGGGGCTGCCGGGCAGGAGCGAGGCACCTCCCGAGGGACCCGTGCGCGTCACCCTGGTCCTCCAGGAGGGCGAGCAGACCGAGGCCGTCGTCCGCGACTGGGTGCCGGTGCGCGCGAACGGCACCGGGGACGTGGCCGTACTGTCCCTGGCCGACCCGCTCCCGGAAGCCCGGCCGGTCGTCATGGTGGCGCCCAGGGACGTCTGGGACCACAAGGCCATCGTTTTCGGACTGCCCAGGGACGACACCGGCGGCGGCTGGCACACGGCCCGGCTGCGGGCCCGGACCAGCACGGGCCGACTGCAGATGTCGCCGCTCGACGGGCAGTCGGACCCGATCCAGCCCGGTTTCAGCGGCTCGGCCGTGTGGGACGACGACCTCGGTGCCGTGGTCGGCATCGTCGCCTCGATCTCCCCGGCGCACCGCGGGCAGGCCTTCTGCATCCCGACCCGCACGATCCTCGACGAACTGCCGGAACTGGCCGAACTCCTCGCGCCCTCCTCCCCCTTCCCGGGCCTGCGCCCGTACACCGAGGAGCACAGCGCGCACTTCTTCGGCCGGGACGAGGACGTCACCGCGGTCGTCGACCTGCTCTGCCCGCACGGGTCGCCGCCCGAGGGCTGCGTGACCCTGACCGGCCCCTCCGGCTCCGGCAAGTCGTCCCTCCTCATGGCGGGCGTCCTGCCCCGTCTGAAGGAGCAGGAGGTGGAGGTCGTCACCCTGCGCGCGGAGGGCCGTCAACCGGACGCCGCGACGGTCCGGGACGCACTGCGGACCCACCGCTCGGCACGCGGACTCGTGCTGGCAGTCGACCAGGCGGAGGCGCTGCTGCTGCGTCCCGACGACGAGCTGCGCGCCTTGGTGGAGGGCCTCCTCGACGCCTGCCGGCACCCCGGGGTGGCGGTCCTGGTCGCGCTGCGGACCGACTTCCAGGACGCGGCCCTGCGCCACCCGGAGCTGAGCCGCCTGGTCGGCGGGGCGCCCGCGCACCAGCTGGGCCTGATGACCCGCGAGCAGCTCACCGAGGTGGTCCGGCTGCCGCTGCGTGCCTTCCCCGGCGTGGAGTACGACAGCGGGCTGGCCGACCGGCTCATCGAGGACGCGGCGGGCCGGCCGGGAGCCCTGCCCCTGCTCGGGTTCGCCCTGACCACCCTGTGGGAACGGCAGGTCGGCGGCCGGCTCCGCCTCGACACCTACCGCGAACTGGGCGGCCTCGGCGGGGTGCTGAGCAGCAGGGCGGACTCCGCGTGGCGGCGGGCGCTGCGCGGCGCGGCACGGGATGCCGCGACCGGGCTGCTCCGCGCGCTGATCCAGGTCCCGCCCGGCAGCGGCACGGCCCTGCGCGCCCGGCTCGCCCGCCGTGACGCCGGCGAGGAGCGGTGGTCCATCGCCCGGGAGCTCGTCGAGGCCCGCGTCCTGGTGGTGGGTGCGGATCCCGAGCGGGGCGAGACGGTGGAGCTGGCCCACGAGGCCCTCATCGAACACTGGCAGCCGCTGGCCGAGCAGTTGGAGAACGACCGTACGTTCCTCACCTGGCGCGGCGAACTGCGCTACGACCGGGCGCGCTGGTGGCGGGCGGGGCGGCCGGACGGGCTGCTGCTGGAGGACCCGGCCCTGTCGGTGGCGGAACGGTGGCTCGCCGATCGGCCTGACGAACTCACGGAGGAGGACCGGGAGTTCATCGAGGCGGGTGTCGGGCTGAGGGCTCGTAAGGCACACGAGGCCGCGAGGTCCGAGCGCCGGAAGCAGTATCTGCGGGTGCTGTGGGCGGTTGTCACGGTTCTGGCCGTGGTGGCGGCGGCGGTGGTGTCCGTGCTGTATCTGAACCTGCTGACGGAGCAGCGGCGGTTGGCTTCGGATCGGTTGGCGCAGCAGGCCGCGAGTTTCGACGGCACGTCCCTGGCCGTGTCCTCGCTGTACACGGTCGGGGCGTATCGGGCGGAGGCCCGGCCGGACGCGCGGTCCGCCCTGCTGGCGCAGTACTTGCGCTTGCAGGATGTAGAGCGGGTGGTGATGGAGAATCGCCACGACGTCGAGGACATCGCGCTCACGGACGACGGCTCGTACGCATACGCCGTGCTGAGCAACGGCGCCTTCGTGCGGCTGAACCTGCGAGGGCAGAAGCCTCCCAAGCCATACTATTTCTCGACACAGTTGGACACCGAGCGGATCGCCGTATCGGCCGACGGGCGGAGGACGGCTCGGGCGAGCGGTTGGGGTCTGATCTCCCTCGGTGTGCCGATCTCCTCCGACTCGGACAAGTTCCGGACCATTGCCCTGCGCAAGGGCGAGGCCATGGAGAAGAACCCGCGCGCCCCCAACGACCTGCGCTTCGACGGGGACAGGAAGCGGATCCTCGCCGCGATCCCCCGCGAGGGCGTGCTCGTGTGGAACGCGGACGACGGCCGCCGCACTGGCCGTACCCTCGCCCCGCCGAGCGGCTGGGACGCGGCACAGGCCTGGTTCGCCGCGGACGACACGGTCCTGGCGCGGATCGTGCCCTCCGGAGCGGAAGCGGACGACGTACGGGGCCGGCTGGTGACCTGGGACCTGAACCGGGGTTCGCTGCACCGACCCTGGGACGATCGCGCCACCGCCTCCGCGACGGTCAGCGGCAACGGCCGTGTCCTGGTCACCTGCACCGAGCAGGGCTCACTCGAAGCGTGGCGGCTGGGCACCACGCCCCGGCGCTTCCAGAGCTGGAGCAACGACAGCTTCCAGGGACTGTGCCCGCTCTACGCACCCCGGCTCGACGCCACGGGCCGCTACCTGGTCAATCCCACCGGGCGCATCGGCAGTGACCTGGGCCGTATGCGCTTCCTCGTCATCGATCTGGAGAAGGGCTGGCCGTCCACCTTCGACACCCCCGCCGCACCTCCCGAGGACCAGAACATCACCGGCCGCTCGTTCGCTCCGGCGGTCGCGCTCGCCGGCCCTCCGGATGACCTGCGCGCCGCCGTCTCCGCCGGCGGCAGCATCGTCACCGTACGCCTCAAGCCGCCCACGTCCTTCGACTCCAACTCCCTGGTCCATCGCATCCGCACGCCGGACGGACCGAGCGGCAAAATGGCGGTCGTCGACACCAGCGGCAGCGGACTGCAACTGTGGGACCTGGCCGGCCACCGGCTCCTCGCGACCGCCCGGTCGTCCCGGCCGCTGGCCCCGATGTACGCCGCCTTCAGCCCGGACGGGCGACGGATGCTGACCATCGCCGAGGACCAGCGGACGGTCCTCGTCTGGCGGATCGACAACGGTTCCCTCAGGGAGGAGCACGTCCTTGAGCTGCCCGCCCCTCCCGGCATCACGGCTTCCGGGGCGGACCCTCAAACGGGGCTCGTCCCGTCCTGGATCAACCTGAGCTTCTCCGACGACGACCACGCCGTGATCTCGGGGCTGTCGTACGTCTCCCGCTGGAATCTCGACACCGGCAAGCCGGACGGCGAGATCTACCGGCCGCCCGTCCAGGAGCGTGCCCAGCTCGCCAACGAGGCGGCCGGCACCTTCGCCACCGCCATACCCGGCAAACCACAGGCACTGGTGCGGACGGTGGCCGAGATCGGCACCTGGGACTTCACGACTGGTGAGTTCAAGAGGTGGATCAAGAGGGACGAAGATGAACGGTCGGTCCGGTCGTTCGCCCTCTCCCCCGACGGCGAAGTCCTCGCTGTGCAATACGCAGGCGGTCAAGTGCGGTTGTGGGACGTCGAGAAGAAGCGAGACCTGCCGGCTCTCACCTACAACGGCGTCTACTACCTCGGCCGCTTCCTGGGTGACCGCCTCCTCCACACCACCACCGCCGCCGGTGAACAAGTCGTCTGGGACATCGAGAACCGCCAGGACACCTACCGCTACTACGTGGGCTACGGCTCGGCCCTCTCACCGAGCACCGACAGCAAGGCCCTCACGCTCGTCGACGGCTCCCGCACCTCCGTGATCCCTCTCGAACCCGAGCGGTGGATGGACCGGCTGTGCGCCCTGGCGGGGCGGGAGCTGACAAAGAAGGAGAGGAAACTGGCGGTCGACCCCGACCAGGTCGAGGACGTCTGCCCGAAGGTCTAG
- a CDS encoding kelch motif-containing protein, which produces MNDRAGRRRARRLAIGTAVVLALAGANGPWLYRLGTEKYHQYTINKPEYKAANGKWEIIEFPEEYRQNTIHAALLRTGKVLLVAGSGNNQDNFDAKRFDTRIWDPVKGTIKKVPTPSDLFCTGHTQLANGNLLIAGGTKRYEKLKGDVTKAGGLMIVHNENPDKPITLPAGTRFTGKENGKTFVSKDPVLVPRAKKVFDKATGKFLRNDPGLGRIYVEAQKRGQKYETGTQDNYRVHGLKGDDARNTYGIAQKLALDKKDFQGIRDAFEFDPVAEKYIKVDPMKEARWYPTLTTLSDGRILSVSGLDDIGQLVPGKNEVFDPKTKKWTYTDKVRQFPTYPALFLMQNGKIFYSGSNAGYGPDNVGREPGVWDVDTNKFTKIPGLSDPKLMETSGTVLLPPAQDEKYMVIGGGGVGESKESSEKTRIVDLKDDDPRFVDGPSLDKGTRYPNASILPDDSVLISGGSEDYRGRSDSNIFEARLYDTEKNELRRVADPLVGRNYHSGSVLLPDGRVMFFGSDSLYGDKANTKPGKFEQRIEIYTPPYLYGSGDQPSLSGGPQTIERGGTGTFTSSDAAKIQKVRLIRPSAATHVTDVDQRSIGLDFKASGDKLTVTMPKNRNLVQAGWYMLFVTDDRGTPSKAQWVKVP; this is translated from the coding sequence ATGAACGACCGTGCAGGCCGCCGCCGGGCCCGTCGACTCGCGATAGGCACGGCGGTGGTACTCGCGCTGGCCGGGGCGAACGGGCCGTGGCTCTACCGCTTGGGGACCGAGAAATACCACCAGTACACAATCAACAAGCCGGAGTACAAGGCCGCGAACGGCAAGTGGGAGATCATCGAGTTTCCCGAGGAGTACCGGCAGAACACGATCCACGCGGCGCTGCTGCGCACCGGCAAGGTGCTGCTCGTCGCGGGGTCGGGCAACAACCAGGACAACTTCGACGCGAAGAGGTTCGACACCCGGATCTGGGACCCGGTCAAGGGCACCATCAAGAAGGTCCCGACGCCCAGCGACCTGTTCTGCACCGGCCACACCCAGCTCGCCAACGGCAACCTGCTGATCGCGGGCGGCACCAAGCGGTACGAGAAGCTCAAGGGTGACGTCACCAAGGCCGGCGGCCTGATGATCGTCCACAACGAGAACCCGGACAAGCCGATCACGCTGCCCGCGGGCACCAGGTTCACGGGCAAGGAGAACGGCAAGACCTTCGTCTCGAAGGACCCGGTGCTCGTGCCGCGCGCGAAGAAGGTCTTCGACAAGGCGACCGGCAAGTTCCTGCGCAACGACCCCGGGCTCGGACGTATCTACGTCGAGGCGCAGAAGCGGGGCCAGAAGTACGAGACGGGCACGCAGGACAACTACCGCGTGCACGGACTGAAGGGCGATGACGCGCGTAACACGTACGGCATCGCGCAGAAGCTCGCCCTCGACAAGAAGGACTTCCAGGGGATCCGGGACGCCTTCGAGTTCGATCCCGTAGCCGAGAAGTACATCAAGGTCGACCCGATGAAGGAGGCCCGCTGGTACCCGACGCTCACCACCCTGAGCGACGGGAGGATCCTCAGCGTCTCCGGCCTGGACGACATCGGCCAGCTGGTCCCGGGCAAGAACGAGGTCTTCGACCCGAAGACCAAGAAGTGGACCTACACGGACAAGGTCCGGCAGTTCCCGACCTACCCGGCGCTGTTCCTCATGCAGAACGGCAAGATCTTCTACTCGGGTTCGAACGCGGGCTACGGGCCGGACAACGTGGGCCGTGAGCCGGGCGTGTGGGACGTGGACACCAACAAGTTCACGAAGATCCCCGGCCTGAGCGACCCCAAGCTGATGGAGACGTCCGGGACGGTGCTGCTGCCGCCCGCGCAGGACGAGAAGTACATGGTGATCGGCGGCGGTGGCGTCGGCGAGTCCAAGGAGTCCAGCGAGAAGACCCGGATCGTCGACCTCAAGGACGACGACCCGCGCTTCGTGGACGGCCCGTCCCTGGACAAGGGCACGCGCTACCCGAACGCCTCGATCCTGCCCGACGACAGTGTGCTGATCTCCGGCGGTTCGGAGGACTACCGGGGCCGCAGCGACTCCAACATCTTCGAGGCGCGGCTCTACGACACGGAGAAGAACGAGCTCCGGCGGGTCGCCGACCCGCTGGTGGGCCGCAACTACCACTCCGGGTCGGTCCTGCTGCCCGACGGCCGCGTGATGTTCTTCGGCTCGGACTCACTGTACGGGGACAAGGCCAACACCAAGCCGGGCAAGTTCGAGCAGCGCATCGAGATCTACACGCCGCCCTACCTCTACGGCAGCGGGGACCAGCCCTCGCTGTCCGGCGGACCGCAGACCATCGAGCGCGGCGGGACGGGGACGTTCACCTCGTCGGACGCGGCGAAGATCCAGAAGGTCCGGCTGATCCGCCCGAGCGCCGCCACGCACGTCACGGACGTCGACCAGCGGTCGATCGGCCTGGACTTCAAGGCGTCCGGTGACAAGCTGACGGTGACCATGCCGAAGAACCGGAACCTGGTCCAGGCGGGCTGGTACATGCTGTTCGTGACCGACGACCGGGGCACGCCGAGCAAGGCGCAGTGGGTCAAGGTGCCGTAG
- a CDS encoding glycosyltransferase family 2 protein yields MTSRPTGARQQDHDPSQTTQLRVPTHRMSTTGTFRRIKKTLPRYDYEHYSRLAGPLTQPDPTKPYKVQYRSLISQEPHRIRVALMLAAAPVLSVVLLVWLLQPEHWTERDYPAFDWLPALDVVMLVSIGLIEFFRCMNVVSNAHATLVARDPIPVVPETGTRVAFLTSFVPGKEPLEMVTKTLEAAVKIRHRGLMHVWLLDEGDDPEVKAVCERLGVHHFSRKGVAKWNQAKGPHRAKTKHGNYNAWLEAHGDDYDFFASVDTDHVPLPNYLERMLGFFRDPDVGFVIGPQVYGNYDNPITKAAESQQFLFHALIQRAGNRYGSPMFVGTSNAVRIKALKQIGGLYDSITEDMATGFEMHRHKNPATGNKWRSVYTPDVLAVGEGPSAWTDFFTQQMRWSRGTYETILKQYWKGWYSLPPSKLFNYTMMIIFYPMSALNWILAALSCALFLGLGASGVNIDPAVWLMLYGNASALQIGLYVWNRRHNVSPHEPEGSGGVAGMVMSALSAPLYAKALIDSVLRRKSKFVVTPKGDSASPDRWFGTFRYHWYFVVIFGASIAAGFVFGHSHPAMIIWATFALLITASPVFAWRWQLRQEAKKPAAPAVEQPQDPAGPHRTQPLPIPQQQAAPHAPQHKPSWAATPGGNGEVGGTDQTMQIALGGLGGRNE; encoded by the coding sequence TACAGCCGGCTCGCGGGTCCCCTCACCCAACCCGATCCGACCAAGCCCTACAAGGTGCAGTACCGGTCGCTGATCTCGCAGGAACCGCACCGCATAAGAGTCGCGCTGATGCTGGCCGCGGCCCCGGTGCTGTCCGTGGTGCTGCTGGTGTGGCTGCTCCAGCCCGAGCACTGGACCGAGCGCGACTACCCGGCCTTCGACTGGCTGCCCGCGCTCGACGTGGTGATGCTGGTCTCGATCGGTCTGATCGAGTTCTTCCGCTGCATGAACGTGGTGTCGAACGCGCACGCCACGCTGGTCGCCCGCGACCCGATCCCGGTGGTGCCCGAGACCGGCACCAGAGTGGCCTTCCTCACCTCCTTCGTGCCCGGCAAGGAGCCGCTGGAGATGGTGACGAAGACCCTGGAGGCGGCCGTCAAGATCCGCCACCGGGGCCTCATGCACGTCTGGCTGCTCGACGAGGGCGACGACCCCGAGGTGAAGGCGGTCTGCGAGCGCCTCGGCGTGCACCACTTCTCCCGCAAGGGCGTCGCGAAGTGGAACCAGGCCAAGGGGCCGCACCGCGCCAAGACCAAGCACGGCAACTACAACGCCTGGCTTGAGGCGCACGGCGACGACTACGACTTCTTCGCCTCGGTCGACACCGACCACGTGCCGCTGCCCAACTACCTGGAGCGGATGCTCGGCTTCTTCCGCGACCCGGACGTCGGCTTCGTCATCGGCCCGCAGGTCTACGGCAATTACGACAACCCCATCACCAAGGCCGCCGAGTCGCAGCAGTTCCTCTTCCACGCGCTGATCCAGCGCGCGGGCAACCGCTACGGCTCCCCCATGTTCGTCGGCACCTCCAACGCCGTGCGCATCAAGGCGCTGAAGCAGATCGGCGGTCTGTACGACTCGATCACCGAGGACATGGCGACCGGCTTCGAGATGCACCGCCACAAGAACCCGGCGACGGGCAACAAGTGGCGCTCGGTCTACACCCCGGACGTGCTCGCGGTCGGTGAGGGCCCCAGCGCCTGGACGGACTTCTTCACCCAGCAGATGCGCTGGTCGCGAGGGACCTACGAGACGATCCTCAAGCAGTACTGGAAGGGCTGGTACTCGCTGCCGCCGAGCAAGCTCTTCAACTACACGATGATGATCATCTTCTACCCGATGTCGGCCCTCAACTGGATCCTGGCGGCGCTGAGTTGCGCGCTGTTCCTGGGCCTGGGCGCCTCGGGTGTGAACATCGACCCGGCGGTCTGGCTGATGCTCTACGGCAACGCCTCCGCGCTCCAGATCGGCCTGTACGTCTGGAACCGCCGGCACAACGTCTCGCCGCACGAGCCGGAGGGCTCCGGCGGTGTGGCCGGCATGGTGATGTCCGCGCTGTCGGCGCCGCTGTACGCCAAGGCGCTGATCGACTCCGTGCTGCGGCGCAAGAGCAAGTTCGTGGTCACGCCCAAGGGCGACTCGGCGAGCCCGGACCGCTGGTTCGGCACGTTCCGCTACCACTGGTACTTCGTCGTGATCTTCGGCGCGTCGATCGCGGCCGGCTTCGTCTTCGGCCACTCGCACCCCGCGATGATCATCTGGGCGACGTTCGCGCTGCTGATCACCGCCTCGCCGGTCTTCGCCTGGCGCTGGCAGCTGCGGCAGGAAGCGAAGAAGCCCGCCGCACCCGCCGTGGAACAGCCGCAGGACCCTGCGGGACCGCACCGGACGCAGCCGCTGCCCATCCCGCAGCAGCAGGCGGCGCCGCACGCCCCGCAGCACAAGCCCAGTTGGGCCGCCACCCCTGGCGGAAACGGGGAGGTCGGGGGGACCGACCAGACCATGCAGATCGCCCTTGGTGGACTTGGGGGACGTAACGAATGA